The Sabethes cyaneus chromosome 3, idSabCyanKW18_F2, whole genome shotgun sequence DNA window TGTAAGCCCATTTAAGTACCAGAGACCACATTAAGCAATTCCAGATGTGATTTTCTGATAAAAAAAGTATACCATGTTATGTTTTTGTACTTTCctagttttcaaattttagtgtaACTTATGGTGTGTCACGATGAGGTTTGGTTCAAACTTCAAACTGGCTACTCGCCTGAGGGCTCCCAGGGCTCCCAGCTGCTTCAATTTGATGCAATTTATATGGATCTAGAGGCAGCCTTCGATAAAGTTAATCACCATACCTTCCTAGCTAAACTTGACCGTCTGGCTGTATCAACAAACCTTATCAACGGGTTCAAGTCGTACCTGACTGATCGTCGACTGTGTGTAAAACTGGGCTCAATAGAATCAGAAAAAATCCTCAATCGTTCAGGGGTCCCATAAGGCAGTTATTTAGGACCATTACTGTTCatcatatttttcaacgacgtatgcTAATGTTTACCGGAAAATTGCAAACTACTGTATGCCGACGACCAATCAAAACCTCCACTGTCTGTCAGTTGTCACAAGGAGTTATCGACAAATTTCACGACTGGTGCAAACGCAACTTCTTGATGATTAGCGGAGCGAAATGCTCAGTAGTCAATTTTACAAGAAAACAGCACCCGACCCAATGGACGTACAGGATAGGAAACAAAGACGTAGATAGAACAAACGTAGTAGGTACGTGACTTTGGGGTTACACTAGACTCTGAATTGAACTTTCGGGAGCATTACAGTAACATCATCATTGCcaaatctcgaagaaatcttgGATTCATTCTCCTGAGTTCCGTGATCAACACTGCTTGCGCGCCTCGTACTTCACCCTGGTTCGATCTGTTTTGGAATCAGCAGCTGTAGTATGGAGTGTTTGTTATTTAACCGGTGCTTCAAACAATagttgtttgattttaatgttagCTCTACTGTTTTCTGCGACCGTTTGACAAATTTTTATGTACACCCCTAGCTTTATTTCTTAGTTCGTAAATGTTCATGTAGATCGTTTGTCCGATTAATGTAtacaataaataacaaataacaaatatacAGATATGACCAACGTGGCTCGAGGTAGCTGATTTAGTTgccattgatctagtttttgaaTTCTGGTGTGATTTGAGGTCATGTATGCTGTGTTTAGGTTCAGGTCGTAAAGTAGTCATTCCCCCGacgataacttaatccgaaGCACTCACGgatagtcccaatacagctcAAAACTTCTAAGATGGTCACCAATGGACATATGTTACAACAAACCCAATACCAGCTGCGATTTATGTTCATTGTGGAAGTATTATTGATGATTTTTagttactttatatgagcaaaaaCTTTAATAATTTGTTCAACGATGTTCATTTAAAGTGGCTCAGATGTGTAAAATGACAATGACAAATGACACCTTGACGGCATATTACAAGAACATTTTAAAGGTTTTCAACCTGCGACTGGTTCGCCTCTTTATGTGAATTTTAAAGCGTTAGGACGTATTCATTTAGACCTGTTTTCCATAATAATAATTGTATCTTTCCAGAAGTTCTGGATCAGAACCGTAATCTCTAATTGCAAACTATAAGATTGATCATTGATGGAGTATTGTGAGAAGACAGTTGGTGATCGTtccatacgacagacttcgcagccagctatcaAAGTACacgacaattgcggggctagtactACAATCCTATTGGCTCTGACAGCCtatcccagctgagattcgcaCATACGAccattggcttgttagaccagcgtcgcaCCTCGAGGCTATCAGTAAAGCTCGTTAAGAGGTATTAATTTTGCGCAGTTAATAgctataaataaaataatactaATAAACCCAAGAGTCAATAACACACATTGGCATTTCATttacaaatttctttatttacatttaaaattttgctaattttcataaaacctaACTAAATTTCACACCTAGGCACGCGGCAGATGAGCCCCTTCCGGCTGGAATCCATTCTCATCGGCAACATAATTGACGGTGTAAACCTGTCCATCGGCACCGGTGTACGAGAACCGGCCCTGAACCACAATGGCGGCCTCGCTACCGATGGTCTTCAAATGGGCCTGCTCAGCGGCGGAGATTCCGTTGCTAGTTTCGTAGGCCACGTTGTAACCACCAAGCCCCCGGTGATCGTTTTCGTACTTGACGATAGCGGCGCTGCGTTCATCGATGGGGACGGCCAAGCAGACGGCAACAACGGCAGTGAAAGCAAGCAGCAATTTCATCTTGGTTCGGTTTGGTTTAAATGGCGAGCTTTGACTTCGACGTACTGAACTGGCTAACTAGCTGACTTCTGGTGCTTGTGGCGGTCTACTGAATGATAATCGGTTGCAGATGAGATGCTCTTTTATACCACGAATGCGATGAGTTTCATGCATTTGCCAATGCCGTTTTGCATAGAAATTTTGCAATGTACATATATTTTGCCGATTGGAACTGATAGATTGCACAGAAGTTTTTTACGAGCTAAACAAAGTGTTCACatgattttgctttcattttgtgAAATAATAGAATAGTTGATcgaatagttgtggtagtaccaatagttgcgctactattcattattaatgcatattttcgtcatcgtagcattttaaataaaacgattacattcattatataaaacaagatcttagaagtattggtagttagactacaccatttaaaattaaaacattgtttgctaaaatgccgattttctaaaatctaacacaACAATAGGCGCAGTTGGACCGCACAACTATCggcgctcatttctatagttgcgctacaatgttttttcacttagcaacctggcaatgtatacggaataacacaattaaaggaacaccaaacctAATTAATGAAAGATTAGCATAACTAAGTACAATATatttgaatcggaaaattcattataAAACTTCTCGTACTACGAAAGTAATTATATtgtcttgtgacaaataccttgtgtttgataaatttatatcccacaagcattaattgaaacaTATACCTCAattaacaagaaaaaagaagttACATTGGGCTTAGCTGAGCGActaatggagcatctaccctattatTTTGTTGCAAGCTAGGAACATTACTCACATTTTACAGTTAGAGCCTGCGAACTGGGTCAAACCGAATCGTTTTAGTTTCATTTTTAAGATTCGGGTACTTTTTACTTGCCATGTAAAGTTACTAACGTTTATTGAGGGAAATTTAAATTACCAGTATTAAGgtcattgcaaatattttttaaagtttttgtgaaCTCCCCCCCATTgtaattgacttgaaaaatcagggggcaaaaaaataatttgtaggatatccAGCCTAAAGaagtcgaaaaatgagtgtacgagcaATAACGGTTctaacatgaaacagaaatggaatttcGATCAACAGAATTTCCGAATatcagcaaaaaaaatttatttcatgcaggtttttgcatgaaaaataataacgtgtataaGAGCAAGAATAAATTTGTATATATTTAATACCAGGTTTCATATTccacttcaaaaacttcagtcaagaataaatttggttttcatgtttaaactttaagtaaaaatgctttaagaacaattacggggctagtacaacGATCCTTCTGACTCTACCCaaataacacaagatcgtaacagaaagttcacattaaatcgtatgcatgtcaattttacaatggaattgtataatgactAGAATATTCTTTGCGCTGTGAATTTAGTTAACAGCCATGGTCGTCACTCTCGCTCGTAATTTCAGTCCATGCTGGTAATttcgatcactcgcgaggactcgcactctCACCCGTGAGTGGAATTGAGGGCGAATATGAAGATGAAAAGAAAGAGTAATACAAAATTTGTATCCTAGTACGCCACTAGAAcgttttgacgtaagactacgtctttcaggaaggtagctggtatagggggtaattctaaaaaatctttctcgaaaagtggtcaggttttgaacgctaatagcttagtggtttcccgaacgattttcaatattcttacaccaatcgattggaaaatcttctaagaattggcccaaatgaaaaaaagtatggattcttgatgttaaactattgaaaaattaagaataatgaacctatgttttaacagaattctcgcttcgtgcttggttggaagattctttacgatgatctaaacctataccaatttgatatctgtacttgggaagtaatccaaaacaagtgaccaagtctcCTCagttcaacaagatttcttaactccgcgattaaacctagaccattttgatgtccttgcttgggaagtacgccagaaaaagtgacaaagcccctcgtgccaacagatttcttacgaacgcgattaaacctagtccaatgtgatgtctgtgttaaggaagtgtgccagaaaaaatgacacaaattcgttgtcccaacagatcgcaaattctttactgcgagacgattaaacctaggtgaatttgatatctgcgttggaaaaatgtgctacagctgtagtgttcggttataatatgactttgtatgaatacgcatgcttgccgtttcattagaagtgtagtgaaaagatgtgctgttgataaaataggattgaattggtaaaatcccttcaacgtggggaaccatgggtaataacaACAATctataatttctgtaaggtagcaggaaagcaatagtttttgttcttgattttgttaaattgtttccaaatgcacatagaaataactctgaaatcttttgaggattgaacgtatgcaatgttactacttcgaTAAAtgctacatacaacgcatgtagcatgtatatatgcagcatatagcatgtatacattaAGAAtggaatgattacaagcatggatacatgctactatcactacaaagagacttacgtagtcctgcgtcacctatatatgcggtcgtgtcttgtacacagctcctctgatttttttctgtatggactcatcactgcgaccagtaccgttgatctattgtgatatcgcccgggtgtttgctgtataacataCACTGCGTTTTTAATAATCGATATAaacgctattgaatgagcgatatgcttatcaGGGATGGCACGTTCACTGTGTTTCTACACGCGGGTGAACTACACCCGCTCTTTCCTGTGTGAATCACAGTTGGTCAGAGAAGTGAAATATTGAACCACACAGCGTCGGTGCAGCGTACTCAAAGGTGAGTATGTTGTTTCTTCACATTCACACTTGTTAGTCTCCTCTTTTCCATCGTGTTTCGCTAGTTCGCACAGGAGAAGCTGCGCTGGCACAGCCAAAGTTGCGTAGATATCACACAAATGCAAGACGGCACGGAATAGAAAACATAGCAGTAGTATtcgcgtagcgcttgctatgttgcatagatgatgtatttcgtgtatatactgccgctattcgcataacagtcccagtttctatggagatgaaaCTGTTATGtaaatagcggcagtataaatacgcaatacatcgtatacgcaacattgcaagcgctacgtgaatacccctagcaTATTTTTCCGTTCGATGCAGCAAATGTGAGTTTGAATAAAATAGTATAAATTTTGTATAAGATATCTATCAATTCGAAACAAATAACCCTTGAAATAAATagtaattatattttgcaatttatggTGACAAGTACCAACTAATATTTTAGGGCTTCAGCATTGTCAGGATTTTGATTGCAGTTGCAGCATACTGCATATGCGAGGTTtaagataattgaaaatatcctattttcttaatattaggccaaaaatatagacttagagcGAATAGAGCGAGGGTGAGAGTCTCAATCTGTAGTCGAATGTGttgtttaaggggacataaacgactaaaaatgtgtgtgtgtgtgtgtgtgtgtgtgtgtgtgtgtgtgtgtgtgtgtgtgtgtgtgtgtgtgtgtgtgtgtgtgtgtgtgtgtgtgtgtgtgtgtgtgtgtgtgtgtgtgtgtgtgtgtgtgtgtgtgtgtgtgtgtgtgtgtgtgtgtgtgtgtgtgtgtgtgtgtgtgtgtgtgtgtgtgtgtgtgtgtgtgtgtgtgtgtgtgtgtgtgtgtatgtatgtatgtgtgtgtgtgtgtgtgtgtgtgtgtatatgtgtgtgtgtgtgtgtgtgtgtgtgtgtgtgtgtgtgtgtgtgcgtgtgtgtgtgtgtgtgtgtgtgtgtgtgtgtgcgtgtgtgtgtgtgtgtgtgtgtgtgtgtgtgtgtgtgtgtgtatgtgtgtgtgtgtgtgtgtgtgtgtgtgtgtgtgtgtgtgtgtgtatatgtgtgtgtgtgtgtgtgtgtgtgtgtgtgtgtgtgtgtgtgtgtgtgtgtgtgtgtgtgtgtgtgtgtgtgtgtgtgcgtgtgtgtgtgtgtgtgtgtgtgtgtgtgtgtgtgtgtgtgtgtgcgtgtgtgtgtgtgacgcttgactttagttatCTGTTTCTCGGCTTAACCAATTTGATCGCCGTTaagcttgtttgaaaggtgttactgccttgcagatcactattgaattgttttgcggtccgaggtttcgtttaaaagttaggccattgcagataatttcaaaagtttttgtccctcccccccccccccttggaaattggcttgaaaaatcgtggggcaaaaaataatttgtagggtatgagttaattttttttcataaaatcaattgtctgtgggctctacagcctgaaaaactcgaaaaataagtgtacgagttgagttaatgcttctagcacgaaacaaaaatggaaattcgaacaacggagtttcagaaaatcggccgaaaaatttttctttcgttttttttttattcgagcaaaaaaaaatattgatcttaggcatttttaccgattttctgaaactccgttgttcgaatttctatttctgtttcgtgctagaagcattaactcaactcatacactcatttttcgagtttttcaggctgtagaactcaaaaacttttgaaattatttgcaatggcctatttgaaaaaaatcatacacaaagtcatacacataagcattccagtgcggcgtaaaACAACCTCgccgaataaaacgccgctcctggaaaaacacgattttcaaactttatgtacctttttctcagaaattacACAACGTATGCAATTGACTTGTCTTGTGACAAACACCTTAtgtttgataaattaatatcccacaagcattagttGAAGTATATACCTGaatgaacaagaaaaaagaaatcacattgtgcttagctgcgcgactaatggagTGTTAACTAACACATTTATTTACAGGTTATCCCTATGGATTAATGCAATTGaacacaacaaaaaacaaaaaaatatgcatggtgAAAGCTATGTCTAAGTGTCCCCCGCGTCTCTGTGTGTCACCGTTgctaataggaatgttttataaaaaatagtgaactagcggacaatatttttttttaatattaactattattactatgtgatgccgtgcagtaattttagttttaatttaatatgtatttgttgttgaacatcacttaaaaatgattgcaaaaaaatttatgttgaccccctaaaattgatttttgttgaaaaatatatttaaaaatcaacatttttttctcaaactgcattatacgatgtaggttcacaaacttcactttccatgtaaatatcatggatcttgttttATGACTTAGCTATTCCCATtgactcactgttgactactctcgccTACTGTTAGAATAATGTCAATGTTAATTAAGGTGCGACTTGTTCATTTTTGATCAATATTACTTCTGTTGCCATCCTAATATTTGTGGGGTGTGGCCAAAGTTtcttggaaacatcgggcaacatTAATGTTgggaaaattataaaaacaagTTACATGCTACATGTCAGT harbors:
- the LOC128742898 gene encoding endocuticle structural glycoprotein SgAbd-5-like codes for the protein MKLLLAFTAVVAVCLAVPIDERSAAIVKYENDHRGLGGYNVAYETSNGISAAEQAHLKTIGSEAAIVVQGRFSYTGADGQVYTVNYVADENGFQPEGAHLPRA